A window from Ignavibacteriota bacterium encodes these proteins:
- a CDS encoding inositol monophosphatase, with amino-acid sequence MLQKIIDISKEAGEIIRNGYRKNISIEFKTDASNIVTNIDKSAEKIITDFIMKEFPTHSIIAEESGLTTKNSEYQWVIDPLDGTTNFAHGLPLFSVSIGVQKNDETFYGVIYDVMRDTIFAAEKGSGTFENDKKISVSKNDNLAESLLVTGFSYDIKNNYLEEVNYFAQFLTKVRAIRRLGSAAIDFCFVANGIFDGFWEANLKAWDVCAGLLIVEEAGGKISDYNGNLVNINSPNFLATNGKVHSKMVEILKSK; translated from the coding sequence ATGCTGCAGAAAATTATTGATATTTCTAAAGAAGCCGGAGAAATAATTAGAAATGGTTATAGAAAAAATATTTCGATAGAATTTAAAACTGATGCATCAAATATTGTAACAAATATTGATAAATCTGCGGAAAAAATTATTACGGATTTTATAATGAAAGAATTTCCAACTCACTCAATAATTGCAGAAGAATCCGGATTAACGACAAAAAATTCAGAATATCAATGGGTAATTGATCCGCTTGATGGAACAACAAATTTTGCTCACGGATTGCCGCTTTTTTCGGTATCAATCGGAGTTCAAAAAAATGATGAAACATTTTACGGAGTAATTTATGATGTAATGAGAGATACAATTTTTGCGGCAGAAAAAGGTTCCGGAACTTTTGAAAATGATAAAAAAATTTCTGTAAGCAAAAATGATAATTTGGCGGAAAGCCTTTTGGTTACAGGCTTTTCTTACGATATTAAGAATAATTATTTGGAAGAAGTAAATTATTTTGCACAATTTTTAACAAAAGTGCGTGCAATAAGAAGATTGGGTTCTGCGGCAATAGATTTTTGTTTTGTTGCAAATGGAATTTTCGACGGATTTTGGGAAGCAAACTTAAAAGCTTGGGATGTTTGTGCGGGGTTATTGATTGTTGAAGAAGCTGGTGGAAAAATTTCTGATTATAATGGAAATTTAGTAAATATAAATTCCCCAAATTTCTTGGCAACAAACGGAAAAGTTCATTCTAAAATGGTAGAAATTTTAAAAAGTAAATAA
- a CDS encoding GlsB/YeaQ/YmgE family stress response membrane protein: protein MGFISWIIVGGLAGWLSTKIVTPKNKKGCLGNIILGIVGAFVGGFLVSQLGGTGVTDFNIHGILVATLGAVIILWISKLISN, encoded by the coding sequence ATGGGATTTATAAGCTGGATAATTGTTGGAGGTTTAGCCGGATGGCTTTCTACTAAAATTGTAACTCCTAAAAATAAAAAAGGATGTTTAGGAAATATTATTCTGGGAATTGTGGGTGCATTTGTCGGAGGATTTTTAGTTTCACAACTTGGTGGAACTGGAGTCACCGATTTTAACATTCACGGAATCTTAGTCGCAACTTTAGGAGCAGTTATTATTCTTTGGATTTCAAAACTTATTAGTAATTAA
- a CDS encoding (d)CMP kinase, giving the protein MQKFIIIAIDGPAASGKSTVAKKLADKLGFLYIDTGAMYRAITFYAQDNNIEENENAIIDAVKKIDLVLKYSNGLTSVFIDGIDVTEKIRTPKVNSKVSDISKIKDVRTELVKLQRKFGENNNLVVEGRDTTTVVFPNADVKIYLTADTKERAKRRFIEYKEKGIEISQDEVEKSLLNRDSIDSTREVSPLTKAQDAVEIDTTNLTIDQEIEKIVERIRSNGKYN; this is encoded by the coding sequence ATGCAAAAATTTATAATTATCGCAATTGATGGTCCGGCTGCAAGTGGAAAAAGTACAGTAGCAAAAAAACTTGCTGATAAACTTGGATTCTTATATATTGATACCGGAGCAATGTATCGTGCAATAACTTTTTATGCTCAAGATAATAATATTGAAGAAAATGAAAATGCTATAATTGATGCAGTAAAAAAAATTGATTTAGTTTTGAAATATTCAAACGGATTAACAAGTGTATTTATTGATGGAATTGATGTAACGGAAAAAATTAGAACTCCAAAAGTAAATTCTAAAGTAAGTGATATTAGTAAAATAAAAGATGTGAGAACAGAATTAGTAAAGCTTCAGAGAAAATTTGGAGAAAATAATAATTTAGTTGTTGAAGGTAGAGACACAACCACAGTTGTGTTTCCAAACGCAGATGTTAAAATTTATCTTACTGCAGATACTAAAGAAAGAGCTAAACGCAGATTTATTGAATATAAAGAAAAAGGTATCGAAATTTCTCAAGATGAAGTTGAAAAAAGTTTGTTAAATAGAGATTCAATTGATAGTACTCGTGAAGTTAGTCCTTTAACAAAAGCTCAAGATGCAGTTGAAATTGACACAACAAATTTAACAATAGATCAAGAAATTGAAAAAATTGTAGAAAGAATTAGAAGTAATGGAAAATATAATTAA
- the rpsA gene encoding 30S ribosomal protein S1, whose protein sequence is MSEEKEVKKSKTVFESAKFMNADEYSNEELQTLARLYDQSFQDLKEGEIIKGKIVGITEDNIVLDVGFKSDGTISRNDFLATEEIKIGNDVDVVIESVEDEDGNLLLSKKRADFLKVWAKIIDAHENETILSGKILKRIKGGMVVDIMGIESFLPGSQIDIRPVRDFDAFVGQTMDFKIVKINNQTENVVVSHKALIEETISDQRKEILEGLDKGQILEGTVKAITDFGVFVDLGGVDGLIHITDLSWGRINHPSEIVKLDEKIKVVVTDFDMERKRISLSLKQLQPHPWEKIDENYKIGDKVSGRVVSLTDYGAFIEIEKGIEGLIHISEMCWTQHISHPSQHVSMGQNIEAVILSLDKSEKKISLGMKQLTPDPWQELLKKYPVGSKHVGTARNLTNFGVFVELEPGIDGLVHISDLSWTKKVRHPGEIVKKGEKLDVIVLSIDTEERKISLGHKQVSDNPWDNFENVYHVGKFEEVKVVRIIEKGVIAELALGVDGFIPTSQLSPSKIKNVSLSFPVETILSAKIVEFDKENKKIVLSVIAAMKEKTDAEITDYIAKHKLEKVTIEDVKNADAGKFDSSIFPGFDEPEIHVAEKSDEKKSEVKSDKESK, encoded by the coding sequence ATGTCAGAAGAAAAAGAAGTTAAAAAGAGTAAAACTGTATTTGAATCAGCAAAATTCATGAATGCAGATGAATACTCAAATGAAGAACTTCAAACACTTGCCAGACTTTATGATCAATCATTTCAAGATCTTAAAGAAGGTGAAATTATCAAAGGAAAAATTGTTGGAATTACCGAAGACAATATTGTTTTGGATGTCGGTTTTAAATCAGATGGAACAATTTCCCGCAATGATTTCTTAGCAACTGAAGAAATAAAAATCGGTAACGATGTTGATGTTGTAATTGAAAGTGTTGAAGATGAAGACGGAAATTTGTTATTAAGTAAAAAACGTGCAGACTTCCTAAAAGTTTGGGCAAAAATTATTGATGCTCATGAAAATGAAACAATTCTTTCCGGAAAAATTCTTAAAAGAATTAAGGGCGGAATGGTTGTTGATATTATGGGAATTGAATCATTTTTACCAGGTTCACAAATTGACATTAGACCGGTTAGAGATTTTGATGCATTTGTTGGTCAAACAATGGATTTCAAAATTGTAAAAATAAATAACCAAACCGAAAATGTTGTAGTTTCTCACAAAGCATTAATTGAAGAAACAATTTCAGATCAAAGAAAAGAAATTCTTGAAGGTTTGGATAAAGGTCAAATTCTTGAAGGAACCGTTAAAGCAATTACAGACTTTGGTGTATTTGTTGATCTTGGCGGAGTTGACGGTTTAATTCACATAACAGATTTAAGCTGGGGAAGAATTAATCATCCAAGTGAAATTGTTAAACTTGATGAAAAAATTAAAGTTGTTGTTACAGATTTTGATATGGAAAGAAAGAGAATTTCTCTTAGCTTAAAGCAACTTCAACCACATCCTTGGGAAAAAATTGACGAGAATTATAAAATTGGCGATAAAGTTTCCGGAAGAGTTGTTTCTCTTACAGATTACGGCGCATTTATTGAAATTGAAAAAGGAATTGAAGGCCTAATTCATATTTCAGAAATGTGCTGGACTCAACACATCAGCCATCCTTCACAACATGTTTCAATGGGACAGAATATTGAAGCTGTAATATTGAGTCTAGATAAATCAGAAAAGAAAATTTCTCTTGGTATGAAACAATTAACACCGGATCCTTGGCAAGAATTATTGAAAAAATATCCAGTCGGATCTAAACATGTTGGAACTGCAAGAAATCTTACCAACTTTGGTGTTTTTGTTGAATTAGAACCCGGAATTGATGGATTAGTTCACATTTCAGATTTATCGTGGACAAAAAAAGTTCGCCATCCCGGAGAAATTGTAAAAAAAGGTGAAAAACTTGATGTTATTGTTTTAAGTATTGATACCGAAGAAAGAAAAATTTCTTTAGGACACAAACAAGTTTCTGATAATCCCTGGGATAATTTTGAAAATGTATATCATGTTGGAAAATTTGAAGAAGTTAAAGTTGTTAGAATTATTGAAAAAGGTGTAATTGCTGAATTAGCTTTAGGTGTCGATGGATTTATTCCAACATCACAACTTTCTCCATCAAAAATTAAAAATGTTTCACTTTCATTTCCGGTTGAAACAATTCTAAGTGCAAAAATTGTTGAATTCGATAAAGAAAATAAAAAAATTGTACTTAGTGTAATTGCCGCAATGAAAGAAAAAACTGATGCTGAGATTACAGATTATATTGCTAAACACAAATTAGAAAAAGTTACCATTGAAGATGTTAAAAATGCAGATGCCGGAAAATTTGATTCTTCAATTTTCCCCGGATTTGATGAACCTGAAATTCATGTAGCTGAAAAATCTGATGAAAAGAAAAGTGAAGTAAAATCTGATAAAGAAAGTAAATAG